In the Acidobacteriota bacterium genome, AGACGCAGGCATCGATCGAGGGGTCCGAAACGAAGGCCGCGGCGGCCTCGAAGGCGGTGGCGGTGTACTTATGATTGACCTCGCCGGGCTGGATGCCGGCGTTGAGGAGCAGGTTGTTGAGGAAGTACTGGGAGGGGCTGTTCTGGGCGTAGACGATGGTCTTGCCCTTGAGGTCCCGGGCGCTCTTGATGGCGCTGCGCACCACGATGCCGTCGCCGCCGTTCGACCAGTCGACCTGCTGCACGATGCGCGGCGCGGTGCGCGAGTCGCGCATCAGCTCCGGCGCGAACAGGGCCATCATGTCGAGGGTGCCCCACAGCACGTGGCTCTCGCCGGAGGCATAGGCGTCGCGCGCCACCACCGGATCGTCGATCAGCTTGAGATTGACCTTGAAGCCGTGCTCTTTGAAGAAGATGCTGTCTTCGTTGGGAGCGAAGCCGCCGTTGGCGGCGACGATCGGTAGCCAGCCGACCCAGACGTTGATCGGGAACTGGACGATCTTCTCGTTTTCATCCCACTGGTAGTTACTGACGCCCTGCACCGGCGGCAGCTTCTCGGCCGGCACGTAGGCGTATTCGTTGACCGTGGTGATGCCGCTGGTGTCCGGTGCCTCGATCTTCTTGAAAGCGTCGAGGTCGACCTGACCACCTTGCTGGCCGGACGGCGCGATCAGATCGCGGAAGTAGTAGGCCGCTCCGGCCAACAGCGCCAGAACGAAGAGAAAGATCACCAGCTTGCCCAGCTTCGTGGGCCCGACGTTGTCTGCCATGGTCTCCTCCCGATTCCTTCAGTCTTAGCTTTCGGCCAGCTCGGGGCCCATTTCTTTGGTCGGCGGGGCGACCTCTTCGACCTCTCCGGCGGCGTCACTTTCGGCGATGCCTTCGGCGACCGGCATGTCGAGGCCGTAGGCGGCGGCGAACTCGCTCAACGCCTGGTCGGCGAGGGCGGCCTGCTCGGCCTCCATGAGGTCGACCTCGGCGGTGTCGATGCTCGACGAGGCGACTCGCGCCCGGCCGGCGGCCTGATCGCGGCGCTCCTCGAGATACTCCTCGACCCGGTTGAGGGTGTCGCCGGAACCACCGATCTCGGTGATCATGCCCTTGGCCATCTCCTGCAGCTCGGCCTGGGCCTCGAGCATCTCCGTCTCCGACAGCATGCGCTTGAGGCTCTCGATCTTGCCGCGCGCCTCGCGCACCGCGACGTCTCGCGACTTGACCAGCTTCTTGTAGGTGTCGTCGGCGGACTCGAGCTGATTGCGGTTCTCCTCGAGCTGGTCCTTGACGGTCTTGAGCTGGAGGGCGTACTGGCCGGCTGCCGCGCGATTGCCGACCTTGAGGTTGGCGGCCGCCTTGGCGGCGAGGTCGCGCTCCTGCTTCTCGAGGTTCTTGACCTGCCGCATCAGCCGCTCGACGAAGGCCGCGTGATTGGCCAGGCTTTCATTGAAGCGGGCGATCTGAGTCCGCAGATTCTCCTTCTCGGCCTCGATCAGGGCCCGTGGGTTCTGCTTCTCGATTCCGGAGATGAAGAGGCTGAAAAATCCCCGGATGAGGTTACCGATGCGCTTGAGCATGAAGGCTCCTTTCCTCGAGCGAGCGTGTCTGACCGGGCATTACGAGCGGGACGCTGGAGAATTCCTGGAGGCTGCAGAATAGCAACGCGCCGGAGGGCCGGTCAACGGCCCTCGCGGGCCCCTTCTCGCGCCTTTTCGAAGGCGCGAGAAGGCCTGCCGTGCGCCTCCCGAATCGATGGAGAGTCGGTGAAGAGAATGCGCGGCGGTGGCTCAGGAGGGCTCGTCCTCATCGTCCTCCGGCAGGTCGAGGGCGAGGTGGACATCGGCGAGCTGATCCGGGCGAATGGTCGCCGGCGCCCCCATCAGCAGATCCTGCGCCTGCTGGTTCATCGGGAAGGCGATCACCTCGCGGATATTGGGCTCGTCGGCGAGCAGCATGACGATGCGATCGACTCCCGGGGCGATGCCGCCGTGGGGCGGTGCCCCGAAGCGGAAGGCGTTGAACATGCCGCCGAAGCGCTCCCGGACCTCGTCTTCACCGTAGCCGGCGAGGGCGAAGGCCTCGAGCATGATGTCCGGACGGTGATTCCGGATCGCGCCGCTCGACAGCTCGACGCCGTTGCAAACGATGTCGTACTGGTAGGCCAGGATGGACAGCGGATCGTCGTTGCGCAGGGCGTCGAGACCGCCCTGGGGCATCGAGAAGGGATTGTGGCTGAAGATGATCTCGCCGCTCTCCTCGTCGCGCTCGTAGAGCGGGTAGTCGACGATCCAGCAGAAGCGGTAGGCGTTCTTCTCGAGCAGCTCGAGGTCCTCGCCCATGCGGGTGCGCAGGGCGCCGGCGTACTTGGCGGCCTCGGCCGCTCGGTCGCAGGCGAACAGCACGGCGTCGCCGACCTGGAGGCCACAGGCCTGGCGCAGCGCCTCGGCGAGCTCCGGCGGCACCGCCTTCGACAGGCTGCCCTTGAGACCGTCCTCGGTGAAGGAGAGGTAGGCGAGGCCCGGCATGCCGAGGCCCTTGGCCCACTTGGTGAGCTTGTCGAACCAGCTCCGCGAGCGGCTGCCGGCGCCGGGGGCGGGAACCGCCCGCACCACCGAGCCCTGCTCGATGGCGTTGGCGAACAGGCGGACGTCGGAGCCGCGGAAGAGGTCGCTGACGTCGCGGATCTCGAGCGGGTTGCGCAGGTCCGGCTTGTCGCTGCCGTAGCGCAGCATGGCTTCGGCATAGGGAATGCGGGGGAACGGCGTCGGCGTGATCTGCCAGTCCGAGAACTCGGCGAACAGGCCCGCCATCACCGGCTCGATGGCGGTGAAGACGTCTTCCTGCTCGACGAAGGACATCTCGATGTCGAGCTGGTAGAACTCACCCGGCGAGCGGTCGGCGCGGGCGTCTTCGTCGCGAAAGCAGGGGGCGATCTGGAAGTAGCGGTCGAAGCCCGCCACCATCAAGAGCTGCTTGAACTGCTGCGGCGCCTGGGGCAGGGCGTAGAAGTGGCCCGGATGGAGGCGGCTCGGCACCAGGTAATCGCGCGCCCCCTCCGGCGAGCTGGCGGTCAGGATGGGGGTCTGAATCTCCTGGAACCCGGCCTCCGTCATACGCCGGCGAATCGCCGACACCACCTCGGAGCGCAGCACGATGTTGCGGTGCAGGTGGTCGCGGCGCAG is a window encoding:
- a CDS encoding PspA/IM30 family protein, which gives rise to MLKRIGNLIRGFFSLFISGIEKQNPRALIEAEKENLRTQIARFNESLANHAAFVERLMRQVKNLEKQERDLAAKAAANLKVGNRAAAGQYALQLKTVKDQLEENRNQLESADDTYKKLVKSRDVAVREARGKIESLKRMLSETEMLEAQAELQEMAKGMITEIGGSGDTLNRVEEYLEERRDQAAGRARVASSSIDTAEVDLMEAEQAALADQALSEFAAAYGLDMPVAEGIAESDAAGEVEEVAPPTKEMGPELAES
- the aspS gene encoding aspartate--tRNA ligase: MHRYRTHTCGELRSANAGDRVRLSGWIHRARNLGQLLFLDLRDHYGLTQCVLTPENPHYEAVSELRHESVVAIAGKVVQRESANDDLPTGRVEVMVEEVEVLSAAEVLPLQVSGAHTEPEEMRLRYRFLDLRRDHLHRNIVLRSEVVSAIRRRMTEAGFQEIQTPILTASSPEGARDYLVPSRLHPGHFYALPQAPQQFKQLLMVAGFDRYFQIAPCFRDEDARADRSPGEFYQLDIEMSFVEQEDVFTAIEPVMAGLFAEFSDWQITPTPFPRIPYAEAMLRYGSDKPDLRNPLEIRDVSDLFRGSDVRLFANAIEQGSVVRAVPAPGAGSRSRSWFDKLTKWAKGLGMPGLAYLSFTEDGLKGSLSKAVPPELAEALRQACGLQVGDAVLFACDRAAEAAKYAGALRTRMGEDLELLEKNAYRFCWIVDYPLYERDEESGEIIFSHNPFSMPQGGLDALRNDDPLSILAYQYDIVCNGVELSSGAIRNHRPDIMLEAFALAGYGEDEVRERFGGMFNAFRFGAPPHGGIAPGVDRIVMLLADEPNIREVIAFPMNQQAQDLLMGAPATIRPDQLADVHLALDLPEDDEDEPS